In Synergistaceae bacterium, a single window of DNA contains:
- a CDS encoding YidE/YbjL duplication has protein sequence MNLLEIATSLMKNSLFLMSLTVGFGVLLGRITVRGINMGISGALFVGLFFGAAGYSVPSEYFTWNLMFFVVAVGLLAAEDTARVIRRYGTRFVLLSIVVTGAGALATLAAGLLFSGSASPYMIAGTYTGALTSSPGLGAALEATANNPDVALGYSIAYPFGVMAVVLFVQLAPAIFGMDVAKEREELARELEDGSPSTAAEESRSASTPFSLLSFVLCIVGGTVIGEIEVPLGSLGTVSLGTTGGALLFALFAGSFDHIGPLPMRMDKGVLSAIRSISLGYFLAVVGLNAGGGALKAFLDHGPLLIAVGIGAALAAELAGFFLGRYVFKINWIILAGAICGAMTSTPGLAAAIDATGTDECSAGYGAAYPVAIVCMVVFTTMLAAFFRVR, from the coding sequence CCTCTTCCTGATGAGCCTGACGGTGGGATTCGGAGTGCTGCTCGGCAGGATAACCGTGCGCGGGATCAACATGGGCATATCCGGGGCACTGTTCGTCGGCCTCTTCTTCGGCGCGGCGGGCTATTCCGTGCCGAGCGAGTACTTCACGTGGAACCTTATGTTCTTCGTAGTCGCGGTCGGACTGCTGGCCGCCGAGGACACCGCGCGAGTCATCAGGAGGTATGGCACTCGCTTCGTGCTGCTGTCGATAGTGGTCACCGGGGCCGGGGCGCTGGCGACCCTCGCGGCGGGGCTCCTCTTCTCCGGCTCGGCCTCCCCGTACATGATAGCGGGGACATACACGGGAGCGCTCACCAGCTCGCCGGGACTCGGCGCGGCCCTGGAGGCCACGGCGAACAACCCGGACGTGGCGCTGGGCTACTCGATAGCCTACCCGTTCGGAGTGATGGCGGTGGTGCTCTTCGTTCAGCTCGCCCCGGCGATCTTCGGGATGGACGTGGCAAAGGAGAGGGAGGAACTGGCGCGCGAGCTCGAAGATGGGAGCCCGTCCACGGCTGCGGAGGAGTCCCGTTCGGCGTCGACTCCCTTCTCGCTGCTGAGCTTCGTGCTCTGCATAGTCGGCGGTACCGTGATCGGCGAGATCGAAGTCCCTCTCGGATCGCTGGGCACGGTCAGTCTTGGCACTACCGGCGGGGCGCTGCTCTTCGCCCTCTTCGCCGGCAGCTTCGATCATATAGGCCCGCTGCCGATGAGGATGGACAAGGGAGTGCTGTCGGCCATCCGATCGATATCCCTGGGGTATTTCCTGGCTGTGGTGGGGTTGAACGCGGGAGGAGGGGCGCTGAAGGCCTTTCTGGACCACGGGCCGCTGCTGATAGCGGTCGGCATAGGCGCGGCGCTGGCCGCGGAGCTCGCGGGATTCTTCCTGGGCCGATACGTCTTCAAGATCAACTGGATCATCCTGGCGGGCGCGATATGCGGCGCGATGACGAGCACGCCGGGGCTCGCCGCCGCGATAGACGCGACCGGCACGGACGAGTGCAGCGCAGGCTACGGCGCGGCCTACCCGGTGGCGATAGTCTGCATGGTAGTCTTCACCACGATGCTGGCGGCCTTTTTCAGGGTGAGGTAG